In Ensifer canadensis, a genomic segment contains:
- a CDS encoding aspartate aminotransferase family protein, which yields MTEGLYARDGHAIANLQKLRFFPLAIAGGKGVRLVEENGRELIDLSGAWGAASLGYGHPALVEAVSRAVANPAGASVLSAANAPATALAEKLLGLFPGKGRNKVWFGHSGSDANEAVFRAIAKTTGRTGVISFIGAYHGCTTGSMAFSGHSVQAGATKAEGLILLPYPDPYRPYQGDVTGEAILDLLKQQFATSAPPERIGCAFIEPIQSDGGLIVPPMGFFEKFADLCQRHGILVVCDEVKVGLGRSGRMHCFEHEDFVPDILTVGKGLGGGLPLSAAIGPAEIMDCATAFAMQTLHGNPVSTAAGLAVLETIEREGLAEAAHRKGERLRQGLRQLSGRHTLIGDVRGRGLACGVELIADRDSRSPAARETAKLIYRAYELGLVVYYVGMNSNVLEMTPPLTISDADIDQALDILDRAFGDVVAGRVSDAVLSEFAGW from the coding sequence GTGACCGAAGGCCTTTACGCCAGGGACGGACACGCGATTGCCAACCTGCAGAAGCTGCGCTTCTTTCCGCTCGCCATCGCCGGCGGCAAGGGTGTACGTCTCGTCGAGGAGAACGGCCGCGAGCTGATCGACCTATCCGGCGCCTGGGGAGCTGCAAGCCTTGGTTATGGCCATCCCGCCCTGGTCGAGGCCGTGTCGCGGGCTGTTGCCAACCCGGCGGGCGCAAGCGTTCTCTCCGCCGCCAACGCACCGGCGACCGCCCTTGCGGAAAAACTGCTCGGCCTTTTCCCCGGCAAGGGACGCAACAAGGTGTGGTTCGGCCATTCCGGCTCCGACGCCAACGAAGCAGTCTTCCGGGCGATCGCCAAAACCACCGGCCGCACCGGCGTCATCTCTTTCATTGGCGCCTATCACGGCTGCACCACCGGCTCGATGGCCTTTTCCGGCCACAGCGTCCAGGCGGGTGCGACCAAGGCGGAGGGGCTGATCCTGCTGCCCTACCCCGATCCCTACCGGCCTTATCAAGGCGACGTTACAGGCGAGGCAATCCTCGACCTCCTGAAACAGCAGTTTGCGACCTCGGCACCGCCGGAGCGGATCGGCTGCGCCTTCATCGAGCCGATCCAGTCCGACGGCGGGCTGATCGTGCCGCCGATGGGGTTCTTCGAAAAATTTGCCGATCTCTGCCAACGGCACGGCATCCTCGTCGTCTGCGACGAAGTCAAGGTCGGGCTCGGCCGCAGCGGCAGGATGCACTGCTTCGAGCATGAGGATTTTGTGCCCGATATCCTGACGGTCGGCAAAGGGCTCGGCGGCGGCCTGCCGCTTTCGGCAGCGATCGGCCCGGCCGAGATCATGGATTGCGCCACGGCCTTTGCGATGCAGACGCTACATGGCAACCCGGTGTCGACAGCTGCCGGCCTTGCCGTGCTCGAAACCATCGAGCGCGAGGGACTGGCCGAAGCTGCCCACCGAAAGGGCGAACGTTTGCGCCAGGGCCTGCGGCAGCTTTCCGGGCGTCACACGCTGATCGGCGATGTGCGCGGACGCGGCCTTGCCTGCGGCGTGGAGCTGATTGCCGACCGCGACAGCCGTTCACCGGCAGCAAGAGAAACGGCCAAGCTGATCTACCGCGCCTATGAGCTCGGCCTCGTCGTCTATTATGTCGGCATGAATTCGAACGTTTTGGAGATGACCCCGCCGCTGACGATCTCGGACGCGGACATCGACCAGGCGCTCGACATTCTCGACCGCGCCTTTGGCGATGTCGTAGCCGGCCGGGTTTCAGACGCGGTGCTTTCAGAATTCGCCGGCTGGTGA
- a CDS encoding glutamine synthetase family protein, whose amino-acid sequence MTETNNGKAHSALTELATFVTTDIAGITRGRSFAAAQIDDYLRKGVGWVPANLALTPFDQIAENNPWGSAGDLRLMADPASKARVTCLPDVTPLHFYHSDITDLKGDPWECCVRSLLKRTLEEFEREAGLKVISAVEQEFQLLGVDWPDAPSFGLRAQRRAEPFGPLLMTALQEVGAEPEMFLPEYGKDQFEITCRPADALTAADRGATIRAITKEVAALFGWNASFAPKTSANGVGNGVHLHVSFTDLDGNPVTFDASRPGRLSKVAGSFAAGVIRHLPALTAFTAPSVLSYMRLVPHHWSAAYTCLGEKNREATLRICPTLDLPGSNPAKQFNMEYRAADACASPHLSLAVLLKAGLEGIRAGLEQPPLINSDPSDFSDADQKKLGIRRLPASLPEALETLAEDKVVTGWFAKDFLDCYVAMKRKEIEIVDGLSPDELCARYAAVY is encoded by the coding sequence ATGACCGAGACCAACAACGGCAAGGCTCATTCCGCACTGACGGAACTCGCGACCTTCGTCACCACCGACATCGCCGGCATCACCCGCGGCCGCAGCTTTGCCGCTGCACAGATCGACGACTATCTGCGCAAGGGCGTCGGCTGGGTGCCTGCCAATCTGGCGCTGACACCCTTCGACCAGATCGCCGAAAACAATCCCTGGGGCTCGGCCGGCGACCTCAGGCTGATGGCCGACCCCGCCAGCAAGGCGCGCGTCACCTGCCTGCCCGACGTCACCCCGCTGCATTTCTATCACTCCGATATCACCGACCTCAAAGGCGACCCGTGGGAGTGCTGCGTTCGCAGCTTGCTCAAGCGCACGCTTGAGGAATTCGAGCGCGAGGCCGGGCTGAAAGTCATCTCCGCCGTCGAGCAGGAGTTCCAGCTTCTCGGCGTCGACTGGCCCGACGCGCCGTCCTTCGGCCTGCGCGCGCAACGCCGTGCCGAACCCTTCGGCCCGCTGTTGATGACGGCACTGCAGGAGGTGGGCGCCGAGCCGGAAATGTTCCTGCCCGAATATGGCAAGGACCAGTTCGAGATCACCTGCCGCCCGGCGGATGCGCTGACCGCTGCCGACCGTGGCGCCACGATCCGCGCCATCACCAAGGAAGTGGCCGCCCTCTTCGGCTGGAACGCAAGCTTCGCACCGAAGACGAGCGCCAACGGCGTGGGCAACGGCGTGCACCTACATGTCAGCTTCACCGATCTTGACGGCAATCCTGTCACCTTCGACGCGTCGCGCCCGGGTCGCCTGTCGAAGGTCGCCGGGTCTTTCGCCGCCGGCGTTATCCGCCACCTCCCGGCGCTGACCGCCTTCACCGCCCCGTCGGTGCTCTCCTACATGCGGCTCGTTCCGCACCATTGGAGCGCTGCCTATACCTGCCTTGGCGAAAAGAACCGCGAGGCGACGCTCCGCATCTGCCCGACGCTGGATCTGCCCGGCAGCAATCCGGCCAAGCAGTTCAACATGGAGTACCGCGCCGCCGACGCCTGCGCGAGCCCGCATCTGTCGCTGGCCGTCCTGCTCAAGGCCGGCCTCGAAGGTATCCGGGCTGGCCTCGAACAGCCGCCGCTGATCAACTCGGACCCGTCCGATTTTTCCGACGCGGACCAGAAGAAGCTCGGCATCCGCCGCCTGCCTGCAAGCCTGCCGGAAGCGCTCGAAACGCTTGCCGAAGACAAGGTGGTGACCGGCTGGTTCGCCAAGGACTTCCTCGATTGCTACGTCGCGATGAAGCGCAAGGAAATCGAGATCGTCGACGGCCTCTCCCCCGACGAACTCTGCGCCCGCTACGCGGCCGTCTACTGA
- a CDS encoding N-formylglutamate amidohydrolase, with product MTSTTAIKSPDDRRGRHDARQPLLAIDEPPPYAVFNPDGKSPFLLLCEHASNRMPRALGDMGLPEHERQRHIAWDIGALALAQHLSLSLDAPLFFTNYSRLVIDCNRPLSAPSFIPEVSETTEIPANRDLSEMERQQRIDTLFRPFADAVSRRLDLRQARGERPFVVGVHSFTPVYFGNQRPWQAGILYRDAEAFAQSLIRDLSSEEQLTIGDNEPYNIHPDEDYTVPVHADARQLPGVLIEVRHDLIDTDAGVKAWGERLTRCLQTSLRECRP from the coding sequence ATGACTTCGACAACGGCCATCAAGAGCCCCGACGACCGACGCGGCAGGCACGACGCCCGCCAGCCGCTTCTGGCGATCGACGAGCCGCCGCCCTATGCGGTGTTTAACCCGGACGGCAAATCGCCGTTCCTGCTTTTGTGCGAGCATGCGTCCAACCGCATGCCGCGTGCACTCGGTGACATGGGATTGCCCGAACACGAGCGCCAGCGCCATATCGCCTGGGACATCGGGGCCTTGGCACTCGCCCAGCATCTAAGCCTCAGCCTCGACGCGCCGTTGTTCTTCACCAACTATTCAAGGTTGGTGATCGACTGCAACCGTCCGCTTTCGGCGCCGTCCTTCATTCCGGAAGTGAGCGAAACGACGGAGATCCCGGCCAACCGGGATCTGAGCGAGATGGAGCGACAGCAGCGGATCGATACGCTGTTCAGGCCCTTCGCCGATGCCGTTTCCCGGCGCCTTGATCTACGGCAGGCAAGGGGTGAACGGCCGTTTGTCGTTGGCGTGCACAGTTTCACCCCCGTCTATTTCGGCAATCAGCGCCCGTGGCAGGCGGGCATTCTCTATCGCGATGCCGAGGCTTTCGCGCAGTCGCTGATCCGGGACCTGAGTTCGGAAGAGCAACTGACGATCGGCGACAACGAGCCCTACAACATCCACCCGGACGAGGATTATACGGTGCCGGTGCATGCCGACGCGCGCCAGCTGCCGGGCGTGCTGATCGAAGTCAGGCATGACCTGATCGATACCGACGCGGGCGTAAAGGCGTGGGGTGAGCGGCTGACCCGTTGTCTCCAGACGAGCCTCAGGGAGTGCCGCCCGTGA
- a CDS encoding isochorismatase family cysteine hydrolase: MSAVTVKVGDDMLRRDSDYERGRTSVLFVDMQRIWCEPNLDPTHPQDADSYYHKRLRQTVIPNQVRILEAARSSGCEVLHTIIESLTLDGRDRSLDHKLSDMHVPKGSPEGQVIPELAPVDNEIVLPKTSSGVFNSTNIDYILRNLNTRYLIIAGVITDQCVDMAVRDAADRGYLVTVVSDACATYSPERHEGALRAYSGYCWTTDTDTVVNRLQGLRQA, encoded by the coding sequence ATGAGTGCCGTTACAGTGAAGGTCGGTGACGACATGCTGAGGCGCGACAGCGACTACGAGCGCGGCCGCACGTCCGTGCTGTTCGTCGACATGCAGCGCATCTGGTGCGAACCCAATCTCGATCCGACCCACCCGCAGGACGCCGACAGCTACTATCACAAGCGGCTGCGCCAGACGGTGATCCCCAACCAGGTCCGCATCCTCGAGGCGGCCCGCAGTTCCGGCTGCGAAGTGCTGCACACCATCATCGAGAGCCTGACGCTTGACGGCCGCGACCGCTCGCTCGACCACAAGCTTTCCGACATGCATGTGCCGAAGGGCTCGCCCGAGGGCCAGGTCATTCCCGAACTGGCGCCTGTCGACAACGAGATCGTGCTGCCGAAAACCTCTTCCGGCGTCTTCAACTCGACCAACATCGACTACATCCTGCGCAACCTCAACACCCGCTATCTGATCATCGCCGGCGTCATCACCGACCAGTGCGTCGACATGGCGGTGCGCGACGCCGCCGACCGCGGCTATCTCGTCACCGTCGTCAGCGACGCCTGTGCGACGTACAGCCCCGAGCGCCACGAAGGCGCCCTCCGCGCCTATTCCGGCTACTGCTGGACCACCGATACCGACACCGTCGTCAACCGCCTTCAGGGCCTGCGCCAAGCCTGA
- a CDS encoding aminotransferase, whose protein sequence is MIEDALKLRTQLPRPDVTPEDAARILSEHFGLSGTLTELGSQQDRNYRIDTGEALFVLKICRAAYDPLELQAQNAALLHLARQTGSVRVPQVMRALDGNDIVDVTVRGEDYRVRLLTYLDGVPLTRRKHLTAETVAALGDIAGRLAVALSDFDHPGLDRELQWDLRHAAPVALHLLSAMTDEGLKKRIAEAMVGAMRRLQPLTADLRLQAIHHDVTDDNVVGQPDAAGRPIPDGVIDFGDILKGWLVAELAVTCASLLHHADGDPLFVLPAIRAFHAVCPLEENELKALWPLIVARAAVLIASSEQQLTIDPENAYVQGNAAHEREIFDVAVSVPPAMMQYAILRAVDAVPEATMPVVGEGLLVDIEPAGVRQIDLSILSPLLPEERWQHEALPASLLQTAAHAIGMASTRYGEYRMTESALRASAPMPTFALHVDLCLPTGTVVRAPFAGRPEWHDGRMVLNGGAVVLHLSGLEPSEDTEETVAAGTPIGTVVEAGHGLGLIRVQLCREPGLNPPLFVPAHQADAWRMLCPSPSGILGFDCDAPRPHSTDLLDRRKRHFARQQKNYYRNPPQIERGWKEHLFDVEGRAYLDMVNNVTILGHGHPRLAAAVGRQWSLLNTNSRFHYASVAEFSARLAALAPDGLDTVFLVNSGSEANDLALRLAWAFSGQRNIVSLLEAYHGWTVASDAVSTSIADNPQALETRPDWVHAVVAPNTYRGPFRGAGTTDNYVRSVATKLRELEDGGQGLAGFICEPVYGNAGGIPLPKGYLDAVYAMVRQRGGVCIADEVQVGYGRLGDYFWGFEEQGVVPDIITIAKGMGNGHPLGAVITRREIADALEKEGYFFSSSGGSPVSSIVGQTVLDLLEEEKLQDNARVVGGYLKTRLEALEQRFPLVGAVHGMGLYLGVEFVRDRETLEPATEETAAICDRLLEFGVIMQPTGDHLNVLKIKPPLCLSRESADFFADMLTRVLDEGW, encoded by the coding sequence ATGATTGAAGACGCGCTGAAGCTTCGCACGCAATTGCCAAGGCCCGATGTGACGCCCGAGGACGCTGCGCGCATTCTTTCGGAGCATTTCGGCCTTTCCGGCACCCTGACCGAACTGGGCAGCCAGCAGGATCGCAACTACCGGATCGACACCGGCGAGGCACTTTTCGTCCTGAAGATCTGCCGAGCGGCCTACGATCCGCTGGAACTGCAAGCCCAGAACGCCGCCTTGTTGCATCTCGCCCGTCAGACCGGCTCGGTGCGGGTGCCGCAGGTCATGCGCGCGCTCGATGGCAACGACATCGTCGATGTGACGGTGCGCGGCGAGGACTATCGCGTTCGCCTGTTGACCTATCTCGATGGCGTGCCGTTGACGCGGCGCAAACATCTGACAGCGGAAACCGTGGCCGCGCTCGGCGACATTGCCGGGCGGCTGGCGGTGGCACTCAGCGATTTCGATCATCCGGGCCTCGACCGCGAGCTGCAATGGGATCTACGCCACGCCGCACCGGTCGCCTTGCACCTGCTTTCCGCCATGACCGACGAGGGCCTGAAGAAGCGCATCGCCGAGGCGATGGTCGGGGCCATGCGCCGGCTGCAGCCGCTGACGGCCGATCTGCGCCTCCAGGCGATCCACCATGATGTGACTGACGACAATGTCGTCGGCCAACCGGATGCGGCCGGCCGGCCGATCCCGGATGGCGTCATCGATTTCGGCGATATTCTGAAGGGCTGGCTCGTCGCAGAGCTCGCCGTCACATGCGCTTCGCTGCTGCATCATGCCGATGGCGATCCTCTCTTCGTTCTGCCGGCCATCAGGGCCTTTCACGCGGTTTGCCCGCTTGAGGAAAACGAGCTGAAGGCATTGTGGCCGCTGATCGTTGCGCGTGCCGCGGTTCTGATCGCCAGTTCCGAGCAGCAGCTCACCATCGATCCTGAGAACGCCTATGTGCAGGGCAACGCGGCCCATGAGCGCGAGATCTTCGACGTTGCCGTCTCCGTACCGCCGGCCATGATGCAATACGCGATCCTGCGTGCCGTCGATGCGGTACCGGAGGCGACGATGCCGGTGGTGGGTGAGGGATTGCTCGTCGACATCGAGCCTGCCGGCGTGCGCCAGATCGATCTTTCCATCTTGAGCCCGCTGCTTCCCGAGGAGCGCTGGCAGCACGAGGCGCTGCCGGCCTCGTTGCTGCAGACGGCGGCGCACGCGATCGGGATGGCGTCGACCCGGTATGGCGAGTACCGGATGACCGAGAGCGCGCTTCGGGCGTCCGCGCCGATGCCGACCTTCGCCCTGCATGTCGATCTCTGCCTGCCGACCGGGACTGTCGTCAGGGCACCCTTTGCCGGCCGACCCGAATGGCATGACGGGCGGATGGTCCTGAACGGTGGGGCGGTCGTTCTCCATCTCTCCGGTCTCGAACCGTCCGAGGATACGGAAGAGACGGTTGCTGCCGGCACGCCGATCGGCACGGTGGTCGAGGCCGGCCATGGGCTTGGCCTGATCCGGGTGCAGCTCTGCCGCGAACCGGGACTGAACCCGCCGCTGTTTGTCCCGGCCCATCAGGCGGATGCGTGGCGCATGCTCTGCCCGTCACCATCAGGCATCCTCGGTTTCGACTGCGATGCGCCGAGACCGCATTCGACCGACCTGCTTGACCGCCGCAAGCGGCACTTCGCCAGGCAGCAGAAAAACTACTATCGCAATCCACCGCAGATCGAACGCGGCTGGAAGGAACATCTGTTCGACGTCGAGGGCAGGGCCTATCTCGACATGGTCAACAACGTCACCATCCTCGGCCACGGACATCCGCGGCTGGCGGCAGCGGTCGGCCGGCAATGGTCGCTGCTCAATACGAATTCGCGTTTCCATTATGCTTCGGTCGCCGAGTTTTCCGCGCGGCTTGCAGCACTCGCGCCCGATGGCCTCGACACGGTGTTCCTGGTCAACAGCGGCTCGGAAGCGAACGATCTCGCCTTGCGGCTCGCCTGGGCCTTTTCCGGCCAGCGCAACATCGTCAGTCTGCTCGAGGCCTATCACGGCTGGACGGTGGCGAGCGACGCGGTCTCGACCTCGATCGCCGACAACCCGCAGGCGCTTGAGACCCGCCCTGACTGGGTGCATGCCGTGGTGGCGCCAAACACCTATCGAGGCCCGTTCCGCGGCGCCGGCACGACCGACAATTACGTCCGGTCGGTTGCGACCAAGCTGCGCGAACTGGAGGACGGGGGGCAAGGCCTTGCCGGCTTCATCTGTGAGCCGGTCTATGGCAACGCCGGCGGCATTCCCTTGCCGAAAGGCTATCTCGACGCCGTCTATGCCATGGTTCGCCAGCGCGGTGGTGTCTGCATCGCAGACGAGGTGCAGGTCGGTTACGGCAGGCTCGGGGACTATTTCTGGGGTTTCGAGGAACAGGGCGTCGTGCCCGATATCATCACCATCGCCAAGGGCATGGGCAACGGCCATCCGCTCGGCGCCGTCATCACGCGGCGTGAGATTGCCGACGCCCTGGAGAAGGAAGGTTATTTCTTCTCGTCATCAGGCGGCAGTCCGGTGAGTTCCATCGTCGGTCAGACGGTGCTCGATCTTCTCGAAGAGGAGAAATTGCAGGACAACGCGCGCGTCGTCGGCGGCTACCTCAAGACGAGGCTCGAAGCGCTGGAGCAGCGGTTTCCGCTGGTCGGCGCCGTGCACGGCATGGGGCTTTATCTCGGTGTCGAGTTCGTCCGCGATCGCGAAACGCTGGAGCCCGCGACAGAAGAGACCGCGGCCATCTGCGATCGCCTTCTTGAGTTTGGCGTCATCATGCAGCCGACCGGCGACCACCTGAACGTCTTGAAGATCAAGCCGCCGCTCTGCCTCAGCCGGGAAAGCGCCGACTTTTTTGCCGACATGCTCACGCGTGTTCTTGACGAGGGTTGGTAG
- the hutC gene encoding histidine utilization repressor: MTALRRRIEMAAFEDGPVPRYEAVKQFIRTRIDSGEWPAHHRIPSENEIVADLGVSRMTANRALRELATEGAITRVQGVGSFVAAHKGSTALLEVRNIADEIRERGHAHTSRMTLMQEEVAPSEIGYALGLVTGARVFHSIMVHSENGLPIQIEDRFVNPAICPKYMEQDFRDMTPNAYLTAVAPITRTEQIVEAVSPQPWECKLLGIDRNEPCLMIRRRTWSDTANVTTARLLYPGTRYRLEGVSQ, encoded by the coding sequence ATAACGGCACTCAGGCGAAGGATCGAAATGGCCGCATTCGAGGACGGACCGGTGCCACGCTACGAGGCGGTGAAGCAGTTCATCCGCACCCGCATCGACAGCGGGGAATGGCCGGCACATCATCGTATTCCTTCCGAAAACGAGATCGTCGCCGATCTCGGCGTCAGCCGCATGACCGCGAACCGGGCGCTGCGGGAGCTGGCGACCGAGGGGGCGATCACCCGCGTTCAGGGGGTAGGGTCGTTCGTCGCAGCACACAAGGGCAGCACGGCGCTCTTGGAAGTGCGCAACATCGCCGACGAGATCCGCGAGCGCGGCCACGCCCATACTTCGCGCATGACGCTGATGCAGGAGGAGGTAGCACCTTCGGAAATCGGCTATGCGCTCGGGCTTGTTACCGGCGCACGAGTTTTCCATTCGATCATGGTGCATTCGGAAAACGGCCTGCCGATTCAGATCGAGGACCGGTTCGTCAACCCGGCCATCTGCCCGAAATACATGGAGCAGGATTTCCGCGACATGACGCCGAACGCCTATCTGACGGCGGTCGCACCGATCACCCGCACCGAACAGATCGTCGAGGCGGTGTCGCCGCAGCCATGGGAATGCAAGCTGCTCGGCATCGACCGCAACGAGCCTTGTCTTATGATCCGGCGTCGCACCTGGTCCGACACCGCCAATGTGACGACGGCGCGCCTGCTCTATCCCGGGACGCGCTATCGCCTTGAAGGTGTGTCGCAATAG
- the hutF gene encoding formimidoylglutamate deiminase: MATFPVNRLFADHVLLPTGWAQNVAIALDASGGIASIETDQTIADGDERVAGPLIPAVANLHSHAFQRAMAGLAEVAGSGNDSFWTWREEMYRTVGLVNPDDVEAIAAKLYMEILKGGFGHVAEFHYLHHTADGTPYSDPAEMSLRILAAAQSTGIGLTHLPVFYAHANFGGVAPNVGQRPFLHDPDRFLALLERLAPICRDNGQTLGYAIHSLRAATPEEMRTILERAPVNEPIHIHVAEQTKEVEDSLAWSGRRPVQWLLDEMPVDERWCLIHATHLTDEERQRLARSGAVAGLCPATEANLGDGIFPAVDYIAEGGRLGIGTDSHVATSVAEELRLLEYGQRLRDRRRNRLAAGPGASVGHTIFDAALKGGAQAVGHKAAGIAVGARADFVVLGGSNPYIAAASGNQILDRWLFALGCETVRDVMVAGQWKIRNGRHDREEDIDRAFARVLMKLK, from the coding sequence ATGGCAACTTTTCCCGTCAACCGGCTCTTCGCCGACCATGTGCTTCTGCCGACAGGCTGGGCGCAGAATGTCGCCATTGCGCTCGATGCGTCAGGCGGCATCGCCTCCATTGAGACCGATCAGACGATCGCCGACGGCGACGAACGCGTTGCCGGACCGCTCATTCCAGCCGTCGCCAATCTGCATTCCCACGCCTTCCAGCGCGCCATGGCGGGCCTCGCCGAGGTCGCCGGCAGCGGCAACGACAGTTTCTGGACCTGGCGGGAAGAAATGTACCGCACCGTCGGACTGGTGAACCCCGACGACGTCGAGGCGATCGCCGCCAAGCTCTACATGGAGATACTGAAGGGCGGCTTCGGCCATGTTGCCGAATTCCATTACCTGCACCACACCGCCGACGGCACGCCCTATTCCGACCCGGCCGAGATGTCGCTGCGCATTCTCGCTGCCGCGCAATCGACCGGCATCGGCCTCACCCATCTGCCGGTCTTCTACGCTCATGCCAATTTCGGCGGCGTCGCCCCGAACGTCGGCCAGCGCCCCTTCCTGCATGACCCCGATCGTTTCCTCGCACTCCTGGAACGCCTGGCGCCGATCTGCCGCGACAATGGCCAGACGCTCGGCTACGCCATCCATTCACTGCGCGCCGCGACCCCGGAAGAGATGCGCACGATCCTCGAACGTGCACCCGTCAACGAACCGATCCATATTCACGTCGCCGAACAGACCAAGGAAGTCGAAGACAGCCTTGCCTGGAGCGGTCGCCGCCCTGTTCAGTGGTTGCTCGACGAAATGCCCGTCGACGAGCGCTGGTGCTTGATCCACGCGACCCATCTGACCGACGAGGAAAGACAGCGGCTGGCACGGTCGGGCGCGGTCGCCGGCCTTTGCCCGGCAACGGAAGCCAATCTTGGCGACGGCATCTTTCCAGCCGTCGACTACATCGCCGAAGGCGGACGCCTCGGCATCGGCACCGACAGCCATGTGGCAACCAGCGTCGCCGAAGAACTGCGGTTGCTGGAATACGGCCAGCGCCTGCGCGACCGGCGTCGCAACCGGCTCGCCGCCGGCCCGGGCGCATCGGTCGGCCACACCATTTTCGATGCGGCCCTCAAGGGTGGCGCCCAGGCTGTCGGCCATAAGGCTGCCGGCATTGCAGTCGGTGCCCGCGCCGATTTCGTCGTGCTCGGCGGCTCCAATCCGTACATCGCCGCCGCAAGCGGCAATCAGATCCTCGACCGCTGGCTGTTTGCGCTCGGCTGCGAGACCGTCCGCGACGTCATGGTCGCGGGACAGTGGAAGATCCGCAACGGACGCCATGATCGGGAGGAAGACATCGACCGTGCTTTCGCGCGGGTGCTTATGAAACTGAAGTAG
- a CDS encoding MurR/RpiR family transcriptional regulator — protein sequence MAIRDRLTDGAITFTRSELKIVRQLLSNYPAAGLNTVAYLASSAGVSNPTVVRFANKLGFEGYPEFQKALLGEVQERMSSPLSMLDERRPSLEQENFYQYFLRASIHALEASMQMLPSEDFEAAVDAAADTSARAHCLGGRFSGFLAGLLWSHMKQLRGDTRWINGSQADQVDQLVDLGKRDVLFVYDYRRYQNDTIRFAKQAAAQGARIVLFTDRWLSPIAEFATVTLTAPVDTVSPYDTMVPAIAQTEALIAALTARLATQSRARIEKMEELRRGYAITEDALNPNVDDGR from the coding sequence GTGGCAATCCGGGATCGACTGACAGACGGGGCTATTACTTTCACACGATCGGAACTGAAGATCGTGCGGCAGCTCCTGTCGAACTATCCGGCAGCGGGATTGAATACCGTTGCCTATCTGGCTTCGTCGGCGGGGGTCAGCAATCCGACCGTGGTGCGCTTCGCCAACAAGCTTGGCTTCGAGGGCTATCCGGAGTTTCAGAAGGCGCTGCTCGGCGAAGTGCAGGAACGCATGAGTTCGCCGCTGTCGATGCTCGACGAGCGGCGGCCGTCGCTGGAACAGGAGAACTTCTACCAGTACTTCCTGCGCGCCAGCATCCATGCGCTCGAAGCTTCGATGCAGATGCTGCCGTCGGAGGATTTCGAGGCGGCGGTCGATGCGGCGGCAGACACGAGCGCACGAGCGCATTGCCTCGGCGGTCGGTTTAGCGGTTTTCTCGCCGGCCTGCTCTGGTCGCATATGAAGCAGCTGCGCGGCGACACCCGCTGGATCAACGGCAGCCAGGCCGACCAGGTCGACCAGCTCGTCGATCTCGGCAAACGCGACGTGCTGTTCGTCTACGATTACCGCCGCTACCAGAACGACACCATTCGCTTCGCCAAGCAGGCGGCCGCACAAGGCGCACGGATCGTGCTGTTCACCGACCGGTGGCTTTCGCCGATCGCCGAATTCGCCACCGTCACGCTGACGGCGCCGGTCGATACGGTCTCGCCCTACGACACGATGGTGCCGGCGATCGCCCAGACGGAAGCGCTGATCGCCGCGCTGACGGCCCGTCTCGCCACCCAATCGCGCGCCCGCATCGAGAAGATGGAGGAGCTGCGCCGCGGCTACGCCATCACCGAAGACGCTCTCAACCCGAACGTCGACGACGGCCGCTGA